The following proteins are encoded in a genomic region of Ostrea edulis chromosome 7, xbOstEdul1.1, whole genome shotgun sequence:
- the LOC130048392 gene encoding uncharacterized protein LOC130048392: protein MPVLVVRISDQDGADILSNTATNFTGGTFSELFEKCVHSKNITLSTDSIVEIRLREDRQAQFMLADNADMDVSEIAATLGCKFVQFIITRTLALTSSQVRDDPASVNDRINREIFKTQKVRDVIVCGECSKPRCVYSDKKLTREQEELLLRLKEEHLYTCGDSLVPEDVEDPGMVVREAVNCLTEVETSYFSTSLKHYLPPVCVHCGKVDNLLDDTDPYISALYEKYSVVRPLCEYCKNTGKDARTWGKKFLPKKCKR, encoded by the exons ATGCCTGTGCTCGTGGTAAGAATAAGTGACCAGGATGGGGCGGATATACTTTCAAACACCGCCACGAATTTTACAGGGGGTACATTCTCCGAATTGTTCGAGAAATGTGTTCATTCCAAAAACATCACTTTGTCTACGGATTCGATCGTGGAGATACGACTACGAGAAGACAGACAAGCCCAGTTCATGCTCGCAGACAATGCTGATATGGATGTTTCAGAAATAGCTGCTACACTCGGGTGTAAGTTTGTGCAATTTATTATTACTCGGACACTTGCTTTAACTAGTTCCCAAGTACGCGATGATCCTGCCAGTGTAAATGATCGAATCAACCGGGAGATATTCAAGACCCAGAAGGTCCGGGACGTAATTGTCTGTGGAGAGTGTTCCAAGCCAAGATGTGTTTACAGTGATAAAAAGCTAACCCGTGAACAA GAGGAGCTGCTGCTGCGTTTGAAAGAGGAACATCTGTACACATGTGGCGACTCATTAGTTCCAGAAGATGTAGAAGATCCAGGCATGGTTGTTCGAGAGGCAGTGAACTGTTTGACTGAAGTGGAGACAAGTTACTTCTCTACATCGTTGAAACATTACTTACCACCAGTGTGTGTTCACTGTGGAAAAGTTGACAATCTGTTGGATGACACAGACCCTTATATATCTGCTCTTTATGAGAAATATTCTGTTGTGCGACCTTTGTGTGAATATTGTAAAAACACTGGTAAAGATGCCAGAACTTGGGGGAAAAAGTTTCTCCCCAAGAAGTGTAAAAGATAG